The Triticum dicoccoides isolate Atlit2015 ecotype Zavitan chromosome 6A, WEW_v2.0, whole genome shotgun sequence genome has a window encoding:
- the LOC119316778 gene encoding uncharacterized protein LOC119316778 gives MYCTVEVSTKDTLPRVFRNFVDCVCSPNASGDPLLQHLKEASCNTAQRPQDCPSGTRHLDLGRATSSVLSLSSWSMLPFFEVCVVGVYGKGALPGVFRNFKDCICSPDASGDPLLQRVKEASCTA, from the exons ATGTATTGCACGGTCGAGGTCTCTACCAAGGATACCCTCCCTAGGGTGTTCCGCAACTTCGTGGACTGCGTCTGCTCGCCCAACGCCAGTGGAGATCCGCTGCTGCAACACCTCAAGGAAGCATCCTGCAACACGGCGCAACGGCCGCAGGATTGTCCTTCAGGAACTCGGCACCTGGACCTAGGCAGGGCAACGTCGTCTGTGCTATCCTTGTCATCCTG GTCCATGCTTCCTTTTTTCGAAGTCTGCGTGGTCGGGGTCTATGGCAAGGGCGCCCTCCCTGGGGTATTCCGCAACTTCAAGGACTGCATCTGCTCGCCCGACGCCAGTGGAGATCCGCTGCTGCAACGCGTCAAGGAAGCGTCCTGCACGGCGTAG